The proteins below are encoded in one region of Phycisphaerales bacterium AB-hyl4:
- a CDS encoding HAD-IIB family hydrolase — protein sequence MKYRLIGIDLDGTLLDPGGQVSDENRRAIAAARDAGAIVVPCTGRGWCEARSLLTGIPELELGVFITGASIVRLDTGESLDFAVIEPHLVHELVQSLYHEPESVLVYREADLAGHDYLITGAGSLTPTTQWWFEVGEMTVHFQQNVTVDDLHHSLRVGLAAEGRRLPELEQRLRAAFGDRVFMHHFAAVQKPDPDETVHILEIFARGVDKWRGLSWIADQYGIAPHEVAAIGDEINDLSMLEAAGCGVAMGNAIAPAKAAANRVTATNAEHGVAEAIQRMIDGTW from the coding sequence CGGCACACTGCTGGACCCCGGCGGTCAGGTCAGCGACGAGAACCGCCGCGCCATCGCCGCCGCCCGCGACGCCGGGGCGATCGTCGTCCCCTGCACCGGCCGGGGCTGGTGCGAGGCCCGCTCGCTGCTGACCGGCATACCGGAACTGGAACTGGGCGTTTTCATCACCGGCGCGTCAATCGTCCGCCTCGACACGGGCGAAAGCCTCGACTTTGCCGTCATCGAACCCCACCTCGTTCACGAACTGGTGCAAAGCCTCTACCACGAGCCGGAGTCGGTGCTCGTCTACCGCGAAGCCGACCTGGCCGGGCATGACTACCTCATCACCGGCGCCGGCTCGCTGACGCCGACGACGCAATGGTGGTTCGAGGTGGGCGAGATGACCGTCCACTTCCAGCAGAACGTCACCGTGGACGACCTGCACCACAGCCTCCGCGTGGGCCTCGCCGCCGAGGGGCGTCGGCTACCCGAGCTTGAGCAGCGACTGCGCGCGGCGTTCGGCGACCGGGTGTTCATGCACCACTTCGCGGCGGTGCAGAAGCCCGACCCGGACGAGACGGTGCACATCCTGGAGATCTTCGCCCGCGGCGTCGACAAGTGGCGCGGCCTGTCGTGGATCGCCGACCAGTACGGCATCGCCCCGCACGAAGTGGCCGCGATCGGCGACGAGATCAACGACCTGTCCATGCTCGAAGCCGCCGGCTGCGGCGTCGCGATGGGCAACGCCATCGCCCCCGCCAAGGCCGCCGCCAACCGCGTCACCGCCACCAACGCCGAGCACGGCGTCGCCGAGGCCATTCAGCGGATGATCGACGGAACATGGTGA